A stretch of the Polaribacter pacificus genome encodes the following:
- the kdsA gene encoding 3-deoxy-8-phosphooctulonate synthase — translation MNLSLIPSIKHINSGNFFLLAGPCSIEGEDMALRIAEKVITVTNKLEIPYIFKGSFKKANRSRVDSFTGIGDEKALKILRKVSETFDVPTVTDIHEVSDAEMAAAYVDVLQIPAFLVRQTDLVVAAAKTGKVVNLKKGQFMSPSAMKHAVQKVTDSGNNQVMITDRGTMFGYQDMIVDFRGIPEMREFAPTVLDITHSLQQPNQTSGVTGGRPDMIETIARAGVVNNVDGLFLETHFDPANAKSDGANMLHLDHLEKLLSNLVAIRKTINTL, via the coding sequence ATGAATCTTTCGTTAATTCCGTCTATCAAACACATCAATTCTGGTAACTTTTTTTTACTTGCAGGTCCTTGCTCAATTGAGGGAGAAGACATGGCACTACGAATTGCCGAAAAGGTAATCACAGTGACTAATAAGTTAGAAATTCCTTATATTTTTAAAGGGAGCTTTAAAAAAGCAAACCGCAGTAGAGTTGACAGTTTTACAGGAATTGGCGATGAAAAAGCATTGAAAATTTTACGCAAAGTTTCTGAAACTTTTGATGTCCCTACCGTAACAGACATTCATGAAGTAAGCGATGCAGAAATGGCAGCAGCCTATGTAGATGTGTTGCAGATTCCAGCTTTTTTAGTTCGTCAGACTGATTTGGTGGTAGCCGCAGCAAAAACAGGAAAGGTTGTCAACTTAAAAAAAGGGCAATTTATGAGTCCTTCTGCTATGAAACACGCAGTGCAAAAAGTAACTGATTCAGGGAATAATCAGGTGATGATAACTGATAGAGGTACCATGTTTGGATACCAAGATATGATCGTTGATTTTAGAGGCATCCCAGAAATGAGAGAATTTGCTCCAACGGTCTTAGACATTACACACTCTTTACAACAACCCAATCAAACTTCTGGTGTAACAGGAGGTAGACCAGATATGATAGAAACCATTGCAAGAGCTGGTGTAGTAAACAATGTAGATGGCTTGTTTTTAGAAACCCATTTTGATCCTGCTAATGCAAAAAGTGACGGAGCTAACATGCTTCATCTTGATCATCTTGAAAAACTATTAAGCAACTTGGTTGCTATTAGAAAGACTATCAATACTTTATAA
- a CDS encoding DUF3820 family protein, whose product MEQDPQFLIDVAKAKMPYGKYKGVSLIDLPENYVVWYHSKGFPKGKLGSMLGLVYELKLNGLEGIIRKIKNDY is encoded by the coding sequence ATGGAGCAAGATCCACAGTTTTTAATCGATGTTGCCAAGGCTAAGATGCCCTACGGAAAATACAAAGGAGTTTCATTAATTGACCTGCCAGAAAACTACGTAGTTTGGTATCACAGCAAAGGGTTCCCAAAAGGAAAATTAGGCAGCATGCTTGGTTTGGTCTATGAGTTAAAGCTCAATGGTTTGGAAGGAATCATCCGTAAAATAAAAAACGATTACTAA
- a CDS encoding DUF1801 domain-containing protein: MEMKPAELFILKQEEPFKSMLLHLQMHIERSFPDARLKYKWRLPVYYIQEKPFCYLNVSHKKGFVDLGFWASAHLKDNKHLVTDGRKVVKSLRYFSLEEIDQKILDSVLQEAYQSKGKGFYQKKNL, encoded by the coding sequence ATGGAAATGAAACCTGCAGAACTGTTTATCTTAAAGCAAGAAGAACCTTTTAAGTCTATGCTGCTTCATCTTCAAATGCATATAGAACGCTCTTTTCCGGATGCTCGCTTAAAGTACAAATGGCGATTGCCAGTCTATTATATTCAAGAGAAACCTTTTTGCTATTTAAATGTCTCTCATAAAAAAGGCTTTGTTGATCTTGGTTTTTGGGCATCTGCACACTTAAAAGACAACAAACATCTCGTCACTGACGGAAGAAAGGTGGTTAAGTCTTTACGTTATTTTTCGCTAGAAGAAATTGATCAAAAAATCTTAGATTCAGTATTACAAGAAGCTTATCAATCCAAAGGGAAAGGCTTCTATCAAAAGAAAAATCTTTAA